The Kluyvera intermedia genome window below encodes:
- a CDS encoding adhesion domain-containing protein — translation MDGSLRRDRIPHFLLLVLMIFSGFLAPVSAALKSGTWQEMNTSTDAINGTVPLADGVTIPVYQGSILLSPDETHVVNFSAMPRDFSTDDTASALKIVNPIDTEGDIFAVPPVRWADKAPVVTLTWADAATPDEPLNPQPVANQTFCAQNMAGKNYVLWPQLESDASSAPAALYLQTITGTPFSNTTTLLDQKIPVTIAAAVGEPVEVTADNFNETLKAARVKVGESITLTITTHDCQGNAVGNTAFVITRGDALNRQNIVNNTAPVHVGNSELTTTATEYHGTTDANGNATVVITQANGAGVKTPLTVSPANASTLKASVDVIFTTLTSPNSASANMWGHMPETSGAEVDGETYTFTRPKLAAEAEGESGVVNANNESWALFNWSGADKHCDILPDARQLMGLKIARGDLVSQLGWPVAGTNEYWSSSDGTLATNHLGVNMLSRRVVEEPDTTTSVVSCVDKASPDVTPALTLTLDNMDSGLNAAKVAVGDSISMRVSITDKETGAALPYRYFDLYVGDEQNRKGQTNTEAKAEGAKYGWDDNPVLVGIEGSGTPNHYHGITDANGQLSLELTQDNGAGVLTPLRVVLADGTESTANVIFTVLTSPDVAQARMWGHMQGVVEAGNIYKRPQLVGEATANTGSTVENHEDWATFNSVTAATAQCGVGQVPGQVILDALYSAHSGNAMLTTYGWPTASHSYISADTDGSQTAHVNLANGTDAMFSGTEPNYLTCSGNELVTQLEVSMNSDANLRQAVAKVGEQITMTVHSINALNGIAVPNAAFTVTMAHGKNRSGLTTGYTDATDGTLVMGGESFGSSQASMTYEGVTDASGNATFIIEQPQGVGLLTQLTIVPVNSLITTPITRSVKFTVPTSPDTADAEMWGHMADTVTADGLTFERPKLATEVSATRTLVEDNETWARVTHSDAAGNTQAGGCAVNRLPRADQLSVLYNANSDGAMHSTQGWPVSQSYWSATFASATTWKMISLASGAEATSGNASVYTACLASDNPVATTITIEAATPAQWSDSLQATKVKKGETLALKVTVKDANGNPLPGVPFVLSRGDGYTRQGTKHIAGSGDGIVSPVVIDGESLNDTATKIGGITGADGSKTINVTRPETHGTKVAITAALYDNAGISDSLDTIFTVVTSPDSDKATMWGHMPETVTAASGAVFKRPQLSAEMASGVAAGSVTENNESWGTVDFHTISTACGAAFLPALADLQSLYSAWPGGAINTQQGWPLDERNYQNSTADLSRSTDNRYVKSLNLRDNGITSQLWSEKLYFSCLQNARSTATHLTLTSTLYKESDGFAKAKVGETIPVVITTLDDSGRPLGNTPVIFTRGDSVGRSNQDANATEAAAIQINQGTGIDSGIEYYTATGDDGTVTLDINQDSGAGFKTPLHAAIENIVGSSQSLSTVFTVITSPDTAKANYWGHMPETVTDSNGLVYKRPLLASESGSSVGKSVTMTNGSYDKGETWGMFTASEAWSGANGCGRSYLPTTDNLQTLYSRYPDGAMRNINGWPMSNNGTISDSQFWWSGDSVLSEDACQLEYAAVNLLSGGDIKSTTSKSTYYMQTCLASPRQLASKLTLTLANADETTGIAKVKKGEKIAATVMVTDTTGLPVSNALVKITRSDAKTRANVTYTTNNADDITLSDISSGEASTLLDTKQKYLYVQTDAQGLMTFNISQDSTTGLQTTISATLADDSQVTDSKNAIFTVITSPDTSIAKYWGHMPETFTNSKGVEFKRPLLRAELSSTSNTTAYSLTGDGEVWFSTTNMAYLVQCDQMSTASASDLATLQSDHPNGELMTEFGLPVSSTSLPWIAGNLIVNAAHTGVISQSVNLFSGENTQASSQATLQLCRVEPRTLNISLTSSLPWDANKAGYQVKKGEIIPLTIDVTDNAGQPQAGVSIKFYRGASSFRNAPGSSIIDTLAESYTLLEPVSPASDAVTQKYSSSPTYWYGTTDSNGKVQLNVSQDSTTGLRTEFFAVLADNNVSTEGVGGIFTVLTSPDVNTAFRWGHMPETVEGPDGVTYTRPKLQSEVPSGVGFYNNNNEYWAHPTAVQAQTAGATGCDPTYQPLLSDLQALYNKYPNTELETAYGWPLSSGRNWWAVDLSSTGQYQSLNLSTGTSNATTSSTTMQMQACRTTPHAPQPATIELTSSVFDAASQYAKVKKGETIPLTVTVKDVNGSPAANAAFTLSRGDGVSRSGLVKTSDSKGATDDLALEELTPTPAATVLGTKASTYSGVTGADGTATFSLSQDDAMGLKTTITAKLGTYPTPTSALDAIFTVVTSPDTDKAAYWGHMPETATNSAGVAFRRPLLAAEMASYSSTYTYNNEAWPLVTAGNTDIAGATGCDKAYQPLKSDMETLFIDNLSVSGGVGTVYGWPSGSNEPWWAGDKQANTGNYQYIMLSTGGGGSTSSSSTKGAQVCLVEPRITAAAITLTSTAMDTVKASAVAEKGKTIPLTVTVKDTSGNPVANASFTLSRGDSTNRAGVVITDGDVEAEMGADDLILQEVMPSSSTIDMSTTASVFNGTTGSDGTATFTLEQNKSLGLKTALTAALPNNAQASATLDNIFTVLTSPDTNKAQFWGHMKETMTLNGKTIQRPLLLAELPSGVTPPLHIMMNNEDWTMAHTIDSSTWDLAAQCGSLQKASTADDLEALYSVFNKTGWPTTSSYSYLSQTKGTKNYCAFNLSAGGENCNIDAGKTAGFATCAQ, via the coding sequence ATGGATGGCAGTCTGCGCAGGGATAGAATTCCCCACTTTTTATTGCTCGTGCTGATGATATTCAGCGGCTTTTTGGCGCCGGTGTCCGCCGCCTTGAAAAGCGGTACCTGGCAGGAGATGAACACCTCAACCGATGCTATCAACGGAACCGTACCGCTGGCCGATGGCGTCACGATCCCGGTTTATCAGGGCAGTATTCTGCTTAGCCCTGATGAAACACACGTCGTTAATTTTAGCGCCATGCCGCGTGATTTCAGCACCGACGATACCGCCAGTGCGCTGAAAATCGTCAATCCTATTGATACTGAAGGTGATATTTTTGCGGTGCCCCCCGTTCGCTGGGCTGACAAAGCGCCTGTCGTCACCCTAACCTGGGCCGATGCCGCAACGCCGGATGAACCGCTTAACCCACAGCCGGTCGCCAACCAAACGTTTTGTGCGCAGAATATGGCCGGGAAAAACTATGTTCTCTGGCCGCAGCTCGAGAGTGATGCCTCCTCTGCACCAGCAGCTTTATATTTACAAACGATCACCGGCACCCCCTTTAGCAACACCACCACGCTATTAGATCAGAAAATCCCGGTGACGATTGCTGCCGCCGTAGGTGAGCCCGTGGAAGTGACGGCAGATAACTTCAATGAAACGCTGAAAGCGGCCAGGGTCAAAGTTGGTGAGAGCATCACACTGACCATTACTACACATGACTGCCAGGGGAATGCGGTAGGTAATACGGCGTTTGTGATAACCCGTGGCGATGCGCTTAACCGCCAGAATATCGTCAATAACACGGCTCCAGTGCACGTTGGCAACTCCGAACTGACCACCACCGCAACGGAATATCACGGCACGACCGATGCCAATGGTAATGCGACGGTGGTCATCACCCAAGCCAATGGTGCAGGTGTCAAAACACCGCTGACGGTCTCTCCGGCGAACGCTTCCACCTTGAAAGCCAGCGTTGATGTGATTTTCACCACCCTGACCAGCCCGAACAGCGCAAGCGCGAATATGTGGGGCCATATGCCAGAAACGTCTGGCGCAGAGGTTGATGGCGAAACCTATACCTTCACTCGCCCTAAGCTGGCGGCAGAAGCTGAAGGTGAAAGCGGTGTGGTGAATGCGAACAATGAAAGCTGGGCGCTGTTCAACTGGAGTGGTGCGGATAAGCACTGCGACATTTTACCCGATGCCCGTCAGTTGATGGGGCTGAAAATTGCTCGCGGCGACCTGGTGAGCCAGCTGGGCTGGCCGGTAGCGGGTACCAATGAGTACTGGTCATCGTCGGACGGGACGCTGGCGACGAATCATCTGGGTGTCAATATGCTCAGTCGCCGCGTGGTTGAAGAACCCGATACGACAACGTCGGTAGTGAGCTGTGTTGATAAAGCCTCGCCGGATGTTACGCCAGCGCTAACGTTGACGCTGGATAATATGGATAGTGGACTGAATGCAGCAAAAGTGGCGGTGGGTGACTCCATCAGCATGAGAGTCTCGATTACGGATAAAGAGACGGGCGCTGCACTGCCTTACCGCTACTTTGACCTGTATGTTGGCGATGAACAGAACCGTAAAGGGCAAACCAATACTGAGGCCAAGGCCGAGGGGGCGAAATACGGTTGGGATGACAATCCGGTGCTGGTGGGCATTGAAGGTTCCGGTACGCCGAATCATTACCATGGCATTACCGACGCTAACGGCCAGCTGTCGCTGGAATTAACGCAGGACAATGGTGCTGGCGTTCTGACACCGCTGCGGGTGGTGCTCGCTGATGGTACCGAATCCACGGCTAACGTCATCTTCACCGTGTTGACCAGTCCGGACGTTGCGCAGGCACGCATGTGGGGTCATATGCAGGGCGTTGTTGAGGCAGGCAATATCTACAAGCGTCCGCAGTTAGTCGGTGAGGCCACGGCAAACACTGGCTCAACCGTCGAGAATCATGAAGACTGGGCCACCTTTAATTCCGTTACGGCGGCGACCGCGCAGTGTGGTGTAGGGCAAGTACCTGGGCAGGTGATTCTGGATGCGCTCTATTCGGCACACTCCGGCAACGCCATGCTAACCACTTATGGTTGGCCAACCGCTAGCCATAGCTATATTTCCGCTGATACTGACGGTAGCCAAACCGCACACGTCAATCTGGCCAACGGCACTGACGCGATGTTTAGCGGGACAGAACCTAACTATCTGACCTGCTCAGGCAATGAGTTGGTCACGCAGCTAGAAGTATCGATGAATAGTGATGCCAATCTGCGCCAGGCGGTGGCGAAGGTGGGTGAGCAGATAACCATGACGGTGCATTCGATCAATGCGTTAAACGGGATAGCGGTTCCGAATGCGGCGTTTACCGTTACCATGGCGCACGGAAAAAACCGCAGCGGACTGACAACCGGTTATACCGATGCGACTGATGGCACGTTGGTGATGGGGGGCGAGTCGTTTGGCTCATCTCAGGCCTCCATGACGTACGAGGGAGTGACTGATGCCAGCGGTAATGCGACATTTATTATCGAACAGCCACAGGGCGTTGGCCTGCTGACTCAGTTGACTATCGTTCCCGTTAATTCACTCATCACAACGCCAATAACCCGTAGCGTGAAGTTTACGGTCCCTACCAGCCCGGACACGGCGGATGCAGAAATGTGGGGTCATATGGCGGATACCGTGACCGCAGATGGCCTGACTTTTGAGCGACCTAAACTGGCAACAGAGGTTAGCGCCACGCGCACTCTGGTGGAAGATAACGAAACCTGGGCGCGTGTGACGCATAGCGATGCGGCGGGTAACACTCAAGCCGGGGGCTGCGCGGTCAATCGCTTACCGCGCGCCGATCAGCTTAGCGTTCTTTATAACGCCAACAGCGACGGAGCGATGCACAGTACTCAAGGCTGGCCTGTCTCTCAGTCATACTGGTCAGCGACGTTTGCCAGCGCCACCACGTGGAAAATGATTTCGCTTGCCAGCGGCGCGGAAGCGACCAGCGGCAATGCTTCTGTCTATACTGCCTGTCTTGCCAGTGATAACCCTGTTGCGACCACTATCACTATTGAGGCCGCTACCCCAGCGCAGTGGAGCGATAGCCTGCAAGCCACGAAGGTGAAAAAGGGCGAGACGTTGGCGTTGAAGGTGACGGTAAAAGATGCCAACGGTAATCCGTTGCCAGGTGTGCCATTTGTACTGAGTCGCGGTGATGGTTATACCCGCCAGGGCACTAAACATATTGCCGGCAGCGGTGATGGCATTGTGTCACCGGTGGTGATTGATGGTGAATCGTTAAATGACACGGCGACAAAAATTGGCGGTATCACCGGCGCGGATGGCAGTAAAACGATTAATGTCACCCGCCCAGAGACCCACGGAACCAAAGTCGCGATAACCGCCGCACTGTATGACAACGCCGGTATTAGCGACAGTCTCGATACCATTTTTACCGTAGTCACCAGCCCAGATAGCGATAAAGCCACGATGTGGGGGCATATGCCGGAAACCGTGACGGCAGCTAGCGGTGCGGTGTTTAAACGCCCACAGCTGTCGGCTGAAATGGCAAGCGGTGTTGCCGCGGGTAGCGTAACGGAAAATAATGAAAGCTGGGGAACCGTAGATTTCCACACGATCTCTACTGCTTGTGGCGCGGCCTTTCTACCGGCATTGGCAGACTTGCAATCTCTCTATTCGGCGTGGCCGGGCGGGGCTATCAATACTCAACAAGGCTGGCCACTGGACGAGAGAAACTATCAAAACAGTACCGCCGATCTTAGCCGCTCAACCGATAATCGCTATGTTAAATCGCTAAACCTGCGTGATAACGGCATCACGTCGCAATTGTGGAGTGAAAAGCTCTATTTCTCCTGTTTGCAGAATGCGCGTTCTACAGCAACGCATCTGACGTTGACCTCAACGCTCTATAAAGAGAGTGACGGTTTCGCTAAAGCGAAAGTGGGTGAAACCATTCCGGTTGTGATTACCACTCTTGATGACAGCGGTCGCCCACTAGGCAATACGCCGGTTATCTTTACACGCGGTGACAGCGTGGGTCGCAGTAATCAGGACGCTAACGCGACTGAAGCCGCAGCTATTCAGATTAACCAGGGTACTGGCATTGATAGCGGCATTGAGTACTACACGGCCACCGGAGACGATGGGACGGTGACGCTGGATATCAATCAGGACAGCGGTGCGGGTTTTAAAACCCCGCTACACGCTGCCATTGAAAATATAGTTGGTTCCAGTCAATCCCTGTCGACGGTATTTACGGTTATCACTAGCCCGGATACGGCAAAAGCCAACTACTGGGGCCATATGCCGGAAACGGTAACCGACAGTAACGGGTTGGTATATAAGCGTCCGTTACTGGCGAGTGAGTCCGGTAGCTCGGTGGGAAAATCGGTGACGATGACTAACGGTAGCTATGATAAAGGCGAAACGTGGGGGATGTTTACCGCTAGTGAGGCATGGAGCGGCGCGAATGGTTGCGGACGCAGCTATCTGCCTACAACGGATAATTTGCAGACGCTGTACTCCCGCTATCCTGATGGAGCAATGCGTAACATTAACGGTTGGCCGATGAGTAATAACGGCACCATCAGCGACAGTCAGTTCTGGTGGAGCGGTGATTCTGTGCTGTCTGAAGATGCCTGCCAGTTAGAGTATGCGGCAGTCAATCTATTGAGCGGTGGCGATATTAAATCCACCACCAGTAAGTCAACATATTATATGCAAACCTGCCTGGCCTCACCGCGCCAGCTTGCCAGCAAGCTAACGCTGACACTTGCCAATGCAGATGAAACCACGGGCATCGCGAAAGTGAAAAAAGGCGAGAAGATTGCCGCGACTGTTATGGTCACCGACACAACCGGGCTACCGGTAAGCAATGCGTTGGTGAAGATTACCCGCAGCGATGCCAAAACCCGTGCGAACGTGACTTATACCACTAACAACGCGGACGATATCACATTGAGTGATATCTCTTCTGGCGAGGCCAGTACTCTACTGGATACCAAACAAAAATACCTGTACGTGCAGACTGATGCCCAGGGGCTCATGACGTTTAACATTTCGCAGGATAGCACCACCGGTTTACAGACAACCATAAGTGCAACGCTGGCAGATGATAGTCAGGTAACGGACAGTAAAAATGCCATCTTCACGGTAATTACTAGCCCGGATACCAGCATCGCGAAGTACTGGGGTCATATGCCAGAGACATTTACCAACAGCAAAGGCGTTGAATTTAAACGTCCGCTGCTGCGCGCTGAACTCTCGTCGACAAGCAACACAACAGCTTACTCGCTGACCGGGGACGGTGAGGTCTGGTTCTCGACAACGAACATGGCTTATTTAGTACAGTGCGACCAGATGAGCACCGCCTCAGCGAGCGATCTGGCGACGCTGCAAAGTGACCATCCGAACGGTGAGCTGATGACCGAGTTTGGCTTGCCGGTCAGCAGCACTTCGCTGCCGTGGATAGCTGGCAATTTGATCGTCAATGCTGCCCATACCGGTGTAATCTCGCAAAGCGTTAACTTGTTCTCGGGTGAAAATACACAAGCGAGTTCTCAAGCGACCTTACAACTGTGCCGTGTGGAGCCAAGAACGCTGAACATTTCGCTTACCTCCAGCTTGCCTTGGGATGCGAACAAAGCGGGTTACCAGGTGAAAAAAGGGGAGATAATTCCTCTGACGATTGACGTCACCGACAATGCTGGGCAGCCTCAGGCGGGAGTAAGCATTAAATTTTACCGTGGGGCGTCAAGTTTTCGAAATGCACCGGGTTCCTCCATCATTGACACCCTTGCAGAATCCTACACCCTTCTAGAGCCGGTTTCGCCAGCGTCTGATGCTGTAACGCAGAAATACAGCTCGTCACCAACGTACTGGTATGGCACGACGGACAGTAACGGTAAAGTTCAGCTCAATGTGAGCCAGGATAGTACGACGGGGCTGAGAACCGAATTCTTTGCGGTGCTTGCGGACAACAACGTCTCGACCGAGGGCGTTGGCGGTATCTTTACCGTCTTGACCAGTCCGGACGTCAATACTGCTTTCCGCTGGGGCCATATGCCGGAGACGGTTGAAGGGCCGGACGGCGTCACCTATACGCGTCCAAAATTACAGTCAGAAGTCCCATCAGGCGTAGGTTTCTATAATAATAACAATGAATATTGGGCGCATCCAACGGCTGTTCAAGCTCAAACGGCAGGGGCAACGGGATGTGATCCTACGTACCAACCGCTGCTGAGCGATTTGCAGGCGCTGTATAATAAATACCCGAATACCGAACTGGAAACCGCCTACGGCTGGCCGCTGTCGTCGGGCAGAAACTGGTGGGCAGTAGACTTATCCAGTACAGGCCAATATCAAAGTCTTAATTTAAGCACGGGTACGAGTAATGCAACGACGTCGTCGACCACGATGCAGATGCAAGCGTGCCGAACGACGCCTCATGCGCCACAGCCGGCAACGATTGAACTGACCTCCAGCGTTTTTGATGCTGCGAGTCAGTACGCTAAGGTGAAAAAAGGCGAGACCATCCCGCTGACCGTCACGGTGAAAGATGTTAATGGCAGTCCTGCCGCGAATGCCGCCTTTACCCTTTCTCGAGGTGATGGTGTATCGCGCAGCGGGCTGGTGAAGACTTCTGACAGTAAAGGGGCGACGGACGATCTCGCACTGGAAGAACTCACGCCAACACCTGCGGCCACGGTGCTGGGCACTAAAGCCAGCACCTATAGCGGCGTGACGGGGGCAGACGGTACGGCAACATTTAGTTTGAGTCAGGATGATGCTATGGGGCTTAAGACCACCATTACGGCGAAATTAGGGACTTATCCAACGCCAACCTCCGCGCTGGATGCGATATTTACTGTCGTGACCAGCCCAGATACCGATAAAGCCGCCTACTGGGGCCATATGCCGGAAACTGCGACCAACAGTGCAGGTGTTGCCTTCCGACGCCCCCTGCTCGCCGCTGAAATGGCATCGTACAGCAGCACGTATACCTATAACAACGAAGCCTGGCCGCTGGTCACCGCCGGAAATACGGATATCGCAGGTGCGACAGGCTGCGATAAGGCGTATCAACCGCTGAAGAGTGACATGGAAACATTATTTATCGATAACCTTAGCGTTTCAGGCGGTGTCGGTACCGTTTACGGTTGGCCTAGTGGCTCTAATGAGCCCTGGTGGGCGGGTGATAAACAGGCAAATACCGGAAACTACCAGTATATTATGCTGAGCACTGGCGGCGGTGGATCCACCAGTTCATCTAGTACCAAAGGTGCGCAGGTCTGTCTGGTTGAACCTCGAATTACTGCGGCAGCTATTACGCTGACCTCGACAGCGATGGATACGGTGAAGGCATCGGCGGTTGCAGAGAAAGGCAAGACAATCCCGTTGACCGTTACGGTAAAAGATACCAGCGGTAATCCGGTTGCTAATGCCAGCTTTACCCTTTCACGAGGTGATTCGACAAACCGGGCGGGTGTGGTGATAACTGACGGTGATGTTGAGGCCGAGATGGGGGCAGATGATTTAATTCTTCAGGAAGTCATGCCATCGAGTTCGACCATTGATATGAGTACCACTGCCAGTGTCTTTAACGGGACGACCGGCTCTGATGGCACGGCAACCTTTACGCTGGAGCAAAATAAGAGTTTGGGTTTGAAAACGGCGCTAACGGCAGCGTTGCCCAATAACGCTCAGGCGAGCGCTACGCTCGATAATATTTTTACGGTGTTAACGAGCCCGGATACGAATAAAGCGCAATTCTGGGGGCATATGAAGGAGACCATGACCTTGAATGGCAAGACTATCCAGCGCCCACTGTTGCTGGCGGAACTTCCTTCTGGCGTTACACCGCCGCTTCATATCATGATGAATAATGAGGATTGGACGATGGCGCACACGATTGATTCCAGCACCTGGGATCTGGCTGCGCAGTGCGGTAGTTTACAGAAAGCATCGACTGCGGATGATCTGGAAGCGTTGTATTCCGTTTTCAATAAGACCGGATGGCCAACAACGTCCAGCTACAGCTATTTGTCTCAAACAAAAGGGACCAAAAATTACTGTGCCTTTAACCTGTCTGCTGGCGGTGAAAACTGCAACATTGACGCGGGTAAAACGGCAGGATTCGCGACCTGCGCGCAGTAG
- the xseA gene encoding exodeoxyribonuclease VII large subunit: protein MLPSQSPSIFTVSRLNQTVRLLLEQEMGQVWISGEISNFTQPSSGHWYFTLKDDNAQVRCAMFRNSNRRVTFRPQHGQQVLVRANITLYEPRGDYQIIVESMQPAGEGLLQQKYEQLKAKLQAEGLFDQQFKQPLPTPAHCIGVITSKTGAALHDILHVLKRRDPSLPVIIYPTAVQGDDAPGQIVRAIELANTRNECDVLIVGRGGGSLEDLWSFNDERVARAIFASRIPVVSAVGHETDVTIADFVGDLRAPTPSAAAEIVSRNQQELLRQIQSVQQRLGMAMDYYLANRSRRFTQSFHRLQQQHPQLRLARQQTTLERLRQRMSFALENQIKQANQRQQRMLQRLNQQNPQPRIHRAQTRIQQLDYRLAENIRARLSEQRERFGHAVTHLEAVSPLATLARGYSVSTATSGSVLKNVKQVKAGDLITTRLEDGWVESEVTTVTPQKKTRSRKSQ, encoded by the coding sequence ATGTTACCCTCTCAAAGTCCCTCAATTTTTACCGTTAGCCGCCTGAATCAGACGGTACGTCTACTGCTTGAGCAAGAAATGGGGCAAGTGTGGATTAGCGGCGAGATTTCCAACTTTACCCAGCCGTCTTCCGGTCACTGGTACTTCACTTTAAAAGACGATAACGCCCAGGTGCGCTGCGCAATGTTCCGCAACAGCAATCGCCGTGTGACGTTTCGTCCGCAGCATGGGCAACAGGTGCTGGTTCGCGCCAACATTACGTTGTATGAACCGCGCGGTGATTACCAGATTATTGTCGAAAGCATGCAGCCCGCGGGTGAAGGTTTATTGCAGCAGAAGTATGAACAGCTAAAAGCCAAATTACAGGCTGAAGGGCTGTTTGACCAACAGTTTAAACAACCGCTCCCAACGCCTGCTCACTGTATTGGGGTCATCACCTCAAAAACCGGCGCGGCGCTGCACGATATTCTTCATGTCCTGAAACGTCGTGACCCTTCCCTGCCGGTGATTATCTACCCGACAGCGGTACAAGGTGACGATGCACCGGGGCAAATCGTTCGTGCCATTGAACTGGCAAACACCCGTAACGAGTGTGATGTCTTGATCGTTGGCCGTGGCGGCGGTTCGCTGGAAGATTTGTGGAGTTTTAATGATGAGCGCGTGGCACGCGCCATTTTTGCCAGCCGCATTCCGGTTGTCAGCGCCGTCGGGCATGAAACCGATGTCACCATTGCCGATTTTGTTGGCGATCTGCGAGCACCTACACCGTCTGCAGCGGCAGAGATTGTTAGCCGCAACCAACAGGAATTGCTGCGTCAAATTCAGTCCGTCCAGCAGCGTCTGGGCATGGCGATGGATTACTATCTCGCCAACCGCAGTCGTCGTTTTACGCAATCATTTCACCGCTTACAGCAACAACACCCGCAGTTACGTCTTGCACGCCAACAAACCACGCTGGAGCGACTGCGTCAGCGGATGAGCTTTGCGCTGGAAAACCAGATAAAGCAGGCCAATCAGCGCCAGCAGCGTATGCTGCAAAGGCTAAATCAGCAAAACCCGCAGCCGCGTATCCATCGTGCGCAAACGCGTATCCAGCAGCTCGATTATCGGCTGGCGGAAAACATTCGCGCGCGTCTTAGCGAGCAGCGCGAACGTTTTGGTCATGCAGTTACCCATCTTGAAGCCGTTAGTCCGCTGGCAACATTAGCCCGTGGCTATAGCGTTTCTACCGCCACCAGCGGCAGCGTGTTGAAAAATGTCAAGCAGGTGAAAGCCGGCGATCTCATCACCACGCGGCTCGAAGACGGCTGGGTGGAGAGCGAGGTTACCACCGTAACCCCGCAGAAAAAAACGCGTTCGCGTAAATCGCAGTAG
- the guaB gene encoding IMP dehydrogenase — protein MLRIAKEALTFDDVLLVPAHSTVLPNTADLGTQLTKTIRLNIPMLSAAMDTVTEARLAIALAQEGGIGFIHKNMSIERQAEEVKRVKKHESGVVTDPQTVLPTTTLEEVKALTERNGFAGYPVVTEDNELVGIITGRDVRFVTDLSQPVSVYMTPKDRLVTVREGESREVVFAKMHERRVEKALVVDGSFHLLGMITVKDFKKAERKPNACKDDKGRLRVGAAVGAGAGNEDRVDALVAAGVDVLLIDSSHGHSEGVLQRIRETRAKYPDLQIIGGNVATGAGARALAEAGCSAVKVGIGPGSICTTRIVTGVGVPQITAVSDAVEALEGTGIPVIADGGIRFSGDIAKAIAAGAAVVMVGSMLAGTEESPGEIELYQGRSYKSYRGMGSLGAMSKGSSDRYFQSDNAADKLVPEGIEGRVAYKGRLKEIIHQQMGGLRSCMGLTGCGTIDELRTKAEFVRISGAGIQESHVHDVTITKESPNYRMGS, from the coding sequence ATGCTCCGTATCGCAAAAGAAGCCCTGACGTTTGACGACGTCCTCCTCGTTCCCGCTCATTCTACCGTTCTGCCGAACACTGCCGATCTTGGCACCCAGTTAACCAAGACTATTCGTCTGAACATTCCTATGCTCTCTGCAGCAATGGACACCGTGACTGAAGCGCGCCTTGCTATCGCATTGGCACAGGAAGGTGGCATCGGTTTTATCCACAAAAACATGTCTATCGAACGCCAGGCTGAAGAAGTTAAGCGCGTGAAAAAACACGAATCTGGCGTGGTGACCGACCCGCAGACCGTGCTGCCGACGACGACTCTGGAAGAAGTGAAAGCGCTGACCGAGCGTAACGGCTTTGCTGGTTACCCTGTGGTGACCGAAGACAACGAACTGGTTGGTATCATCACAGGTCGTGACGTCCGCTTCGTTACCGACCTTAGCCAGCCGGTGAGCGTTTATATGACGCCAAAAGATCGTCTGGTCACCGTTCGTGAAGGCGAATCCCGTGAAGTGGTATTTGCTAAAATGCACGAACGCCGCGTTGAGAAAGCGCTGGTTGTTGATGGTAGCTTCCACCTGCTGGGCATGATCACCGTTAAAGACTTCAAAAAAGCAGAACGTAAACCTAATGCCTGTAAAGATGATAAAGGCCGTCTGCGCGTGGGTGCTGCGGTTGGTGCGGGCGCGGGCAACGAAGATCGCGTTGATGCGCTGGTTGCAGCAGGCGTTGACGTGCTGCTGATTGACTCCTCTCATGGCCACTCCGAAGGCGTGCTTCAGCGTATTCGTGAAACGCGTGCTAAATATCCGGATCTGCAAATCATCGGCGGTAACGTCGCAACGGGCGCAGGCGCTCGCGCGCTGGCTGAAGCCGGTTGCAGCGCGGTGAAAGTGGGTATCGGCCCTGGCTCCATCTGTACCACTCGTATCGTCACCGGTGTCGGTGTTCCGCAGATCACCGCCGTTTCTGACGCGGTTGAAGCGCTGGAAGGTACCGGTATTCCGGTTATCGCCGATGGTGGCATCCGCTTCTCTGGTGATATCGCGAAAGCTATCGCGGCTGGCGCTGCTGTTGTGATGGTTGGCTCTATGCTGGCAGGAACGGAAGAATCTCCTGGTGAAATCGAACTCTACCAGGGCCGTTCTTACAAATCTTACCGCGGTATGGGCTCTCTGGGCGCGATGTCCAAAGGTTCGTCAGACCGTTACTTCCAGAGTGATAACGCAGCTGACAAATTGGTACCAGAAGGTATCGAAGGTCGTGTAGCGTATAAAGGTCGCTTAAAAGAGATCATTCACCAGCAGATGGGCGGCCTGCGCTCCTGTATGGGTCTGACCGGTTGTGGTACCATCGACGAGCTGCGTACGAAGGCTGAATTTGTGCGTATCAGCGGTGCGGGTATCCAGGAAAGCCACGTTCACGACGTGACCATCACCAAAGAGTCCCCGAACTACCGCATGGGCTCCTGA